The sequence CGTGAGCAGGTCGTCGACGAACTGGGCATACGGTTCCTGCGCGTAGCTCACGGGGAGACTCCCAGCGAGAATGGAATCACGAGGTTGAGCGGGACCGGCGAGTCGATGACCTCGACGACGAGGGTAATGCGCACCGATTCGCGTGGCGGGGCGTGCTCCGCAGCCACCTCGCACGATTGCACCCGGCGGATGCGCGGCTCGTCGCGCAGCGCCTGGAGGACGTAGAGCTTGATGAGGTCGCGCGTGCGCTGCGTGTTGGGCTCACCCATGAGTTCGTGGTGGCGCGACCCGTAGTCCGGGTGGCCTAACGCGGCCAGCTCGCCGCGCCGCGTCTTGAGGCGCATGGCAACCGCCTGCTCGAACGCGGGGAGCCCCTCGACGAGCGCGACATCGGTGTCAAAGGCGCGCGAGCCCGAACGGCCGGCGCCGAGGTCGGCGTCCTCATGGAAGCCGCCATGCTGCGCGAAATCGAGGCGCAGGTCGCGCCCCACCTGTTGCGCGAATCGGTCGAACCGCGTGGGTCCGGTCATCAGGCCCCCGAATCGGTGATGTAGGGTGCAGCCGGCGGTCCAAGGAGCATCAGCATCCCCGACCCGGCCTGGATCACGTCGCCCACGCGCAGGATCCCCATCCCGTTGATGGTCACGCCGGTCGAACCGCCAGATGCAATCGGCAGCGGATACGGCACCCCCGACACCGAGTTGACCATCTGGCAGATCGACCCCACCACCGCGAGCGGCATCCCCCCCGCCGTCACCGCCCCCTGCGGGACGACCAGTAGCACCCCGCTGTCCGGCGGCCCGGCGGCGCCCGGCGAGACGATCACGCTGCATCCGATGGAAACGGGAGGTCCGGGCATCGTCAGGCGGGGGAGAATTGTGTCATGCCAGCCAGCGAGATCTGCGCCCCCTTGAGCGACGCCGCGGCCTGCGCCTGCGCGTTCACCTGCAACCCCTTGAGGTCGAGATTCTGCTGCGCGGAGATCGTGATGCTCCCCTGCGCCTCGAGCGTGAGGTCGCTCCCGCTCTTGATCGAAACCGACGTCGACGACTCGATGTCGACGCTCCCGTCGCGATTCACTTCCAGCTTGGTGTCGCCGTACACAACGGCCAGTTTGTCATCGTCCATGGTCAGCGTGGCACCGCTCGGCAGCTCCACATGCACGCGCCGCACGCCGGACGCGGCGGCGTCGGGCACCTGGTACACGATTTCATCCCCCGTCGCCTTGGGCGGGTGCTGCTGGTAGTCGTACAGCGACCCCACCACGATGGGAGAGTTGATGTCACCGTTGACGAAGACGACGAGCACCATGTCGCCCACGCGGGGAAGTGCCGCGAGTCCCAGCCGCCCCACCGCCACCGGCGCCCGCAGCAGCTCCACATCGCTGGCCGGGAGCTTGATCCCCACCTGGTGGTTCTCCTTGCCCCCGTCGTCGCCCTTCGCGAAGACCTGGGTCACGATCCCCAACTCGGGAAAGCGACGCCGGTCGTGCTCCTCACGCACCAGGGCACGCATGGTGGCCAATGGCGACGTCATGCGGCGGCTCCTTCCACGCCCAGCGTGGTGGCGAGGCCGCGCGAACCGTCGAGCCGGTGCGTCACGGTGCGCACGCGCCAGCGCGTCGCCGGCGCACCGTCCACGCCCTCGAGCGTGAGCACGTCGCCGGGGCGCACCTTGGGCGAGCCCGAGGTGATGACGACCCCCTGCACAGTGCGCCGGCTGCGCCGCTGCTGGCGTGCCGTGGCGACGGCATCGGCCGCGTCGAGCGTGCGCAGCGCGCCGGCGATAGCATTGCCGATCGCGCCACCGGCGCCGCTCGCCGAGTCGCCGCGCAGCCAGTGCCATTGCGCCGAACCCGACTCGCTCGCCGCCCCGTAGGCGCGCGCGCCGCGCGCGTCCGGCTGGGTGTACCCCGCCAGCTGCCACTGCACGAGATCGGCGCCGCGGCGCAACGTGTGGACGTTGGGCGCCGCGTTCACCGGGACGAATCGCACGCCGCCAGTGGCACTCGACCCCACTTCCGCGCCAATCACCGCTGCCAGCTCGCGCAGGTGCGACCAGATGGTGCGCTGCACATCCACGGCAAACCAGGGAAGACGGAGCGAGGCATCGATCTCGTCTGCCTGCACGGAGCCCAACATGTCGCGCACGATGTCGCCGACGGTTTGGTCTTCCCAGCTCTGCGAGCGACGGTCGCGCGAGAGCTTCGCGGTGTGCGATAGCGCGTCGATCACTACGTACCCTTCACGCACCTCGGCGCGCGTCACTTCGCCTGCCGACACGTCCTCGAGCGCGTCGCGTTCGCCCATCGCGAGGGCAAATGGATCGCCCGGGGCGAGGTTCGCCAGTTTCGAGGTGGACCAGAGGACGGCGCGCATCGCGTCGTGCTCTCCGCCAGACGCAAGGCGCGCCTCCACCAGGACGACGCCGCCTTCCGCAGAGGTGAGCGAACGGCTTCCCGAGGTGAGTTTGGCGACCGGGTGACGGATGATCATGATGCCACCTCGTCCAGGTCGAGCCCTTCGTTGCGCGCCGCACTGTCGAGCGTCCAGGCCAGCTCGTCGCCACTCAGCGTCCAACCGCGCCGCGTGGCGTGCAGCTGTTGCAGCATCGGGGCGCGCTCGACGTCACCGCGCTCGATGGCCGTCGACAGCTCCGCGTCTCCCGACTGTTCGGCCGCCCAGCGTGCGAGCCCGCGGAAGCCGCCGGCCGGGGCGACCGGTTCGCTCATTGCCGGCATCGTCACACCGCTCCGCTCATCACCGCGCCGCGACTCAGCGCGCACGCCACTGCGCTCGCCGTCGCGTGGTGCGCTCCCCCGCATCGCAACGCCGCCCGAAGCGGACGGACGCCGCTCGCGCGCGTGATCGTCAGTTGCAACATTCCGAGTCGTGAACGCCTTGTTCGCCCGCGCATCGTACTCCTTCGCGCCTCGACGCTCGAGGCGGCGCACCAGGTTGGTCATGGCGTCGATGGCGCCGAGCGCGTCGCGCACCCTCTCACGCGTCGTGGCCTTGTCTCGCGTAGCCTGTCGCTCACCTTCCTTGGCGCCTCGTGACGTCGTAGCGTCCTTGTCGAACTGCGACAGGATGCGCGCGACTCCAGCGGCAGACTTCGCGACCTCACGCACCACGCTGCGCGCCACACCTGCCGCGTCAGTCTTGCGCCTGACGGCGGGCGTCCTTCCGAGTGCCATCTGGCGGCGCGCGACGTTGGCGAGCAGGTCGCCGAGCAGCTTCGCGAGACGCTCTCCCTCGTTCTCCTTGCGCGTGGTTTCGTGCTCCATGGCCCGCGAGGTCCTCGCTCGCTCCTCGCCGGCGGCACCGAGCTCTGGTCGGGCTGCGCGCTTCTCCTCTTTCAACAACTGATCTACCCTGTGCCACTCGGCCACCGGTCCGCGCGGGTGGCCGGCTTTCTCCATCTCGTGCGGCGCAGCGCTCGACACGGTGCTCGACGAGCGTCGGCGCGGCGACGCGGCGCGCTCGTCGTTTCGCGCCTCACTCGCGTCGCTCGACTCGTCGGCATGCGCATCGATCGACGAGGGGAACTGCGCGATGTCGGGAACCGCCGTGAGGACCTGCGTCGCGCGCGCTCCCTGCTCCACGATCGGCGGGACGAGATCCCGCGCGATGCGCACCAGTCGCTCCGCCAGCTGCTCGTCGTGACGGACGAGCGCCAGTGGCGCCCCGCCGGCGGCGAAGAGCGAACGAAGCGAGGGGAGCGGTGCGCGGCTCATGCCGTGGCCACCGGGCGCTCTTCGCGCGACAGCATCTCCAGGTAGAGCAGGACCTGCCCCACCGTGAGCTCGGCGCACTCGTTCGGTGTCCAGCCGAACTCGCGCGCCAGGATGAAGCACGCCTTGGCGAGCGGGGCGCGCACCGCTTCCTCGAGGTCGTCACCGTCCACGGCAAGACCGCTGATGGCGTTGACCTGCTCGGTGAGGTACTGCGCGACGCCGGCGGGGAGCGATGCCACCTGTTCCACCGTCATGGCCGGTGACACCAGCGACTGCTGCACCATCAGGACGCTGGTGAGGACGCGCTGTTCACGCGCGGCGCGCACGGCGCGGTCCACGTCGCGCACCTGCAGCGGGCGCAACACCACTTCCCCCGCAGGCACGTCGTCGTTGGAGTGGCCCGCGGCGGCCGGCGTGCGACCGAACAGCGCTCCCGGTATCTCCACCGTGAACGTCGTCTCGCTCGACGCCAGCAGGTCGCTGGCCGACAGTCGGCGGGCCACGGTCAGCTCGCCTTCTTCTCGTCCGTCTTCACCCACAACGCGCGGAAGTCGACATTCTCCATCACGAAGTCATCCTCCGGGAGCGAGTAGTTCCACGCGCTGAGCTGCACCCCCATCACCGTGACGGTGGCAGGATTGTCGGGATCGGCGGGGTTCTTGAGTTCGACGCTCAGGTTGAACGAGGGCCCCACGAAGGCGCCCGCCGGGCGCGCGTCCGCGGCGTCGCCCAACATCAGGCGCAGCAGGGCGCCGTTCACGTAGGCGCGCTGGATGCTCCCGGTGACGTTGAGATTCCCCGGACGGATGTCGGTCGCGAAGCGCTGCCCCAGCTCGTGGAACGCCCGCACGTCGTTGGTGACCTTGATGGTGACGCCGGTGCAGCGCCCAACCGGCGTGAGCGAGAAGGTGTCCGACACTTTCTTGGCGGCATCCCCGGCGGGACCGCTCTCGAACGCCACGGAGATCGTTCCGTCGGCGCCGTGGTACACTGTGGTGGCCATGTGCGATGCTCCGTCTGGTTATTGAAGGTTCATGATGACCTTGATGACATCGATCGAGAACGTCGGCTGCAACGTCATCGTCACGATGGCCTCGCCGTTGATCTCCTGCGCGCGCGTTGCGGTGACGGCGAGCGTGTAGCCCGTCAGCATCTCGTCCAGCACCATCCCCGACAGGAAGCCATCGAGCGTCGCCTTGAGCGCGGCGCGCACGCGCGAGTTGTTGAGGCGCCCTATGTACGGATTGCTCCCGCGCCGCACGCCCTCCTTGGCAAAGTCGACGATGCGGCGCACACTCACCTGCTTGAACGGGCCGTCATCGGTCGTGATCCCCTTCACGATGCGGAAGCCCAGGTCCTTCCTCACGGCGAGGACGCGCGAGTTCACGAGCCCCTTGAGCTGGGCGCGCGTGTACTCGGGGACGAGGCCAGCCACCGGGAGGTCCTTGTTGGTGAGCGAGATGTGCGGGGCCAGCGCCGCCATCTTCCCGGCGATGAGTGCCGCGGTGTATGGGGGCGGGAGCGTGACGACCGTCGTCTTCTCCCCCGCGCGCGCCGGGTCATCGGCGCGGATGGCCGGCGCCACGAAGACCAGGCGTCCGTTGCGCAACGAGGTCGCCTCGCTGTTGACGGTACTGGCGTCGCCGTTCGAGGCGCCCAGCACGCCGATGCGCTCGTGCGCGGCGTTCTCGGTCGCCTCGAGATGGGCCAGGAGCGGCGCCGAGGCCGTGGCCGGCCCCTCCCCTGCCACCACGACGATGTTCACCGTCGCCCCCTCGAGAAGGGCCAGCGCGTCGGCGATGGTGGTAGCGGTGGCGGGATTCCCGTTCCCCGCCCCCGCCTTGGATTGCGCGACGGTGCCGGCACGCGGCCGCTTGGCCACGTCGCCAGCTGCAACGACTCCCGCCGTGGCAATGCGCGACGTGTCGTTGATCGCCGCCGCCAGCTCGCCGGCGCCGGCGCCGCTGAACGTCTCCTTCTCACGCCCGCGCGTGAGGGTGATCGTTGCCGGCTCCCCCTGGGCGTCGGTGACCGTCACCACGACGCTGTTGGCCCACGTCCCCCTGGACGTCGCGGTGAGCGTGAAGAGCGTGGCCGGGCTGTTGCCGCCAGCTGCATCTGGGATGCTCCACTCCGCCGAGTCCATCCCCGCCCCGTCGATGCGTACGGCGAGCACGGTGGAGGCGCCGCCGGCAAACAGTTGCTGGCAGGCGCGCGTGAGGGTGAGCGCGGCGGCCTGCGCGCTGGTGGCGTCGGGCCAGCGGTCGGCTGCCCCAAAGGTGTCGAGCACCTCGCTGTAGCTCCCCAGCGTCACCACCTGCCCCAGCGGACCGCGTTGCGCCGTGCCAACAATGCCGACGTTGCCAGTCGCGATCCCTCCCACGCCTATCAAGCCCTCGGCCCGCACGTCGATGTACGTGCCCGGGAGGATCGTCTCGGTGATTGTCTCGCTCATGTCATCTCCTTGTGGCCAGGGCGTGCCGTGTGGTGCGTGGGTGGTGAGGGTGCGATGCGACGCTGGGTACGTCGCGCGAGTGGGGCGTGAAGGGTGGAGGCATCAACCGGGTACCGTGATGACGTCGCGCACGATCGCGCCCGTCGCGCGGTCGGTCGTGATTGCCTCGAGGCGCGTCCTCACCGGGATGCGCCGGATCACGCCGCCTGACGAGTCGGCGCGGTCGATGAGGTGCTGGTACTCGAAGGCGAAGGTCGCCGCACGCCGGAAGTGCGCGACCGCCTGCTGGGCGGGCGCGACGTTGGCAATTGGCGGGCGATGCGCCGCCACCCCTAACGACGTAAGGGAGATCGAGAGCAGGAGCTGGATGTCGTCGCGCGCCTCCGGGCCCTGGAGGCGCCGCACCACGGAGGCGCCCAGCGCCTGCGCGTCGGCGGCGCTCGCCGCACAACAGTCGACGCGCAGCGTCCCCACGATGCGTTCCGTGCGCCGCTCCCACTCCCCCAGGAAGTACTGCAGCTGCAACGTGCCGGCGTTGGGGAGCGCATCGCCAAAGACCAGCGTCCCCGTGAGCGCATCGGCGCGCACGTCTCCCGCCTGCGGCGCCCCCGGCACCACGGTGAACGTCGACGCGCCGAGCCGCACGATGAGGTCGACATTGGCCAGTGCCCCTTCGCTCCCGTCGGCACGCACCTGCCCACCATGCGGCATCACGAGCGAGCGACGGTCGGCGCTCAACAGCGTGAACGTCGGGTCGGTTGCCAGTACGGGGTTGGCGAGATCGATCGACGTCGCGACCGGGAGTGCGCCGTGCATCAACTCGCCGCGATCGCCGAGCCCCACGCGACGCCGCTCGGTGGCATCGAGCGACAAGACCACACTCGGCAGGTCGCCGGCGGCGAAGGGATCGGTGACCCCGATGCGCGACGCGGCTACCACGGGGGAGAGCGGCGTGGCGGCGAGGTAGGTGGTGACTGCATCGAGGAAGGCGAGTTCGGCCATGTCACGCCCCCCCGAAGAGCGACTTGAGGGGTGACAGCACCTCGCCCAATCCGCCTAACGCCGACTTGAGCGCATCGGCCCCCGGCTTGATCGGGGCCACCACATCCCCCACCTCGGGGAGTGTGTCGACCATGGCGGGGAGGTCGAGCGCGTCGAGCCCGAGCTCGGCGAGCGCATCGAGTTCCAGCCCCAGCTCCGAGCCAAGGTCGCTCGCCGGCGCTGGCGGCGCGGGTGGCTCGGTGAACTCGCGCAGCACAATGCGATAGAAGAAGGTGTCGGGTGCATCGGCCGACTCCTCGAAGGCCAGCGCCTCGATCCAGACTTGTTCGAGCTCGCTCTCCTTGGCGATGTCGGCGACGAAGTCGACCGGGGCGCCGGCGAGGTATTGTTCGCGCACGTCCTTGAGGAAGGTGTCGCGCGCGTCGTCGCCGGAGAGCGATCCCTCGATCTCGATCACCAGCGCCCCGCGCCCCAGGTCCTGGTGCAGGTCGCCGGAGAGTCCCGGCACCTCGAGCGTCACCAGGCGCCGCGCCTCGGAGGCGCGGATGCGGGTGATGCTGGGCGGGGACCACCCCCCGATCATCGGCCGGATGCGCATGTCCCCTCGTTCACGGTTGGAACGCCAGGGCACGCATGGCGGCGTTGTTGCCTAACGCGCCGCCATTGAAGAAGCGCCAGAAGCTGTCGATCCCCGTGATGTCGACCAGGTCGGGGAACGGGTCGAGCACCGTCGTCCCCGCCGCGTCGGTCACGTTCGCCATCGCCACGAGGATGATCCCCTTCTGCCCGGGCGCGTTGTCCGGGTCGGGGTCGTTCGCCGGACCGGCGGCGAAGTTCATCGGGAACTCGGCCACGGCCCACCCGCCAGCGGGGATGTTCGTCAGCGTCGCCGAGGGGATTACCTCGCGCCAGTTGGCGCCATCCGGGCCGGGAACACCCAGCGCGACGCGGGGGACGATGAAGAGCCGCACCACGCTGCGCGGGATGGGCTGCTGCGTGCGGTTGGTCACCCGCACGTAGACGAAGTTGCTGCCGCCGTGCGCCACGTCGCCCGCGTGCGCGTCGGTGAGGTCGACGAACTCATTGGCGAGGCTGGCGGCCGGCACTTGCGCCTGCCGGACGATGATATCGGGGCTGCGCCCCCCCCACGCCACCCCTCCGCGCTCGCCGCGGTCCGAAGTCACGTCGCGGATGAGGATCGTGTCGCGATCCACCCCCGCCACGTGCAACGCGGCCCGCCGCTCGCCGCGCACGAAGGCGTCCACCGCCCCCGCCGGGACGTTCGCCAGCGCATCCTGTCCGCTCGTGGCAATGGCGAGGAAGGCGATGTTCGTCGTGATCTCCAGCTTCGGGATCACACGGAACGCGACGACGTGCGGCTCACCGGGTCGCAGTTCTCCCTCGGTGATCTTGTCCGCCTTGGTCCACGGTGACCCGGCGCCGGGGGTGCCGGGAAAGTTGAAGGCCGCGTCGATGGCCGGGACGGCGACCGGGTTGCCGGCGTCGGCATAGTAGAGATGCACGTCGACGTTGTTGGCCACCGAGTGCCCGCGGTTCTGCACCTGCACGTAGACGATGTTCTGGTCGCCGACGAGCGCGCGGTCGGGGACGAGCACCTCGTCGAACTCGGCGCCGTCGATCTGCTCGCCGAAGTTCCACGCCTCGGAGCGCTGGTAGCGCGGTGAGTCGATGCGGATGTCGATCGCGTGCGTGACATCGACGGGGCCGGCGGGGGTCGGCGGTGCCGCTGGCGCGGCCGCCCCCACCGGCGGACGCGCGGCGATGCCGACGCGCGGGTCGGCGCCTAACGTGTTGGCCGCCACGTACGGACGTCCATCGTCGCCCGCGTGGTTGCGGATCACGAGTCGCACGGGGGGGAACTGGAATGCCGCGGGCGTCACCCCGGCGAGTGACACCTCGAACGCCCCGCGCCCCAACGTCGCGCAGCGCAGCGTCTGCGTGACGGCGTGTGTTTCGAGGTCGGTGATGGGGACGAGCGGGAGTCCCTGGCTGAAGGTGCGCCACGTCGGGTTCGCCCCCGCACCCGGCGCCATCGATCCCACGGCGGGCAGGTCGCGCGCCACGTAGACCCCCGCCGCCGTCCCGATGAAGAGCGTGGTCTGGCTCGCCGGGTCCCACGCCGCGGCAAGGTATGGGCTCGCCGGGAGCCCGGTGTCGACCTGGTGCCAGTTCGCGCCGGTGTCGTGCGTGATGTGCACCTGCCCTCGTGCACCACCGTTGAGTGCAGTCGTCACCGCCACCACGGCGGCGTTGGCGGGATGCGCCGCGATCGACGTGATCGGAAAGCCGGCGAGCGTGAGCGCGCGCGTCCAGGCCGGCCCCACCACGCCGCCTCCGACGCTGGAGGGGAGTGCGCCCGCCAGGTGCACCACCTCGCCCCGGTCGCCCCCGCCCCACACGTGGTTGCCATCCGGGGAGAAGGCGACAGTCGTCACGTTGGACGCTGCGGGGATCCCCGTGTTGGCCGTCGCGATGTTGAAGCCGTCGCTCGTGAACTGGAGCACCCCGGTCGACCCGTACAGCGCGAGATCGGGCGTAGTCGGGTGTGCGGCGAGGGCGCGCACAAAGAAGTTGGTCGGCGCCTGGATCGCCTGCGTCTCGTGATACGGCGCGAACTGGTTGTTAGGCGGCGCGAGGTCGACGAGCGGAACGATGTGGAACGCCGCGACGCTGAAGGTGGAGACGTCAACGCGATCGGCTGAGCCCTGCCAACTGCTGTACATCCGATACGGGCTCGTGGGGTGCCATGCCATCGCCCCGCCATCGCCGCCGTCTATCGAGTACCAGGACGGCCCGCCATACGACACGAACGTCCCGTTGTCCTGCATCCCCCCGCCGCAGAGCCCGGGGAAGGTGGCGTGCGAGGTGATGTCGAACAGCTGCGCCGCCACCACGCCATAGCTCCGCTTGCGCCACACCGGCGCCGCTGCGCCGATGTTGTCCGTGGTCGACATCCCGCCGTCGTTGCACACCCACACCCGCGTCGACCCGGGCTCGAAGACCGTCGCATGGTGATCGGCATGCTGCGCGTGGTCGCCGTTGTCGTAGCGCGTCCAATCCATGATCCGCGTCCACGGCGTCGCCCCGCCGTCGGTGGTGCGGAAGAGATCCGTCGACCCCGCGATGACCATCGCCGGGTTGAGCGGGTTCACCGCCAGCGACAACGCATACCAGGCGATGCGCGTGCCGGGCTCCGGCGAGTTGGCACCAGCGACCGAGGCCCAACCCACCCCGAGGTTCGTCGACGTGAAGAGCGGCGTCGGCCGATTGCTCGCCGCAGGCGGCGCGCCTACCGGCGTCGTGTCCTGCATGATCGCGTGCGCCGTCGGCACCGGATTCGTCGGCCCCCACGCCACGCGCACGATCCCCACCATCGCCGGCCACGGCGTCCCCACCGCACCGGCGGTCGTCACCTGCCACCCTGTCATGCGGCGGTTGCGACGATCCCACGTCCCGATCGCGGTCCCGATCCCCTGGATCCCGACGAGGAGGAAGTACTGGTTGTTGTTCGCCGGATCAGCCGCGAGGGCGACGTCGGTCACCGTGCTCCCCGCGGCGACGCCCGTGATCGCCTCGGCGGAGAACGAGTTCCCATCCAACCGCCACAGCCCGGTGTCCGACGCAATCCACGCGCGGCGCGCGTCGTTAGGGTCGATGGCAATCTTGAGGTAGTGCGCCGCCGCACCGTTGCCGCCGCTGTCGGTCACCAGCCGCGTGAACGACGCCCCGCCGTCCTCCGACCGGAAGAAGCCGATCCCTCCCGGGTACGGGAGCGGGAGGTCGCCCGTCCCGACATACAGCACGCGCCGGTCGGCGGCCGACCACGCCACCGCCCCCACGGCTCCCACGATGTCGGGAAGCCCCGCTTGTTCCCAGCGATAGCCACTCGTCCGCGAGATCCACAGCCCGCCCTGCGCCGAACCCGCCGCCAGATGCAACGGGAGCTTCTGCGCCAGCTCGCTGGCCGTGGGCTGGCGAAACGCGACGCAGCGAATCGCCCCGCCCACGTTGCGCGGACCTAACGGGACCCAGCTGCTCGCATTGGCGTCCGGCGTCGCGGTCACCGCCGCGCGCCGCGCCGCCTCGGTCACCCCGGACAGCCCGTTCGGGGTCGTCCCGAAGTGGCGCGCGATCTCGCCGGCACGCTCCTCGCGCGCGTCCTCGTCTTCGCGCGGCGCGAACGGGTCGAAGTCCTGGCCGCTCATGGCGCCGCTACCACGACGCTCGGCGCCGGCATGTCGAACAGCGTCGCGATGGCCTGCGACAGCTCGAGGTTGGATGGCTCGTTTGCACCGGCGCTGTGCAGCGCCGCGTCGGCGGCGCTCTCCGTCTCGTCGTCCACCACGCGCAGCCATTTGCGCAGCGCAGGAATCCACCCCTGTTGCCGCAGGATCGTCTCGCCAACGCTGGCCCCGTTAGGCACCGGCGCGCCGCCGGTGACGATCTCGCGCCACTCGTCGACCAACCGCCGGTCCAGCGACCAGTTGCGGAAGGTGCGCGTGACCTTGGTCAGCGACGCCTGCGGGATGGCGCCGCCCCCCTGCAACGTCATGCGATCGAAGCTGTCGACGCGCGCCTCGATGGCATCGAGCGTGTGCGACGCCGCCCCCATGGCCATGATCGCGCCGAGGTCTCCCGCCAGCTCCATGATCGAGTCGCCGCGATCGCGCGCCGCGTGCGGGCGCGCCACGAAGGTGTAGCCGCGACCGATCTCGTCGCCTTGCCCCAGCCGCTCGTAGGTCGCGCCGTTAGGCTGCGGCGAGAATGCCGACGAGATCACCATCGCCAGGTCGGACTCGATGCGCGTCACGATGCGCACGTTGCCGTTGATGACGACCCGGTCCCCCTCGGCGAAGAAGAAGCGGAACGACGTCCCGGTCCCGCTCAGCCGGTTCCCGTCTCCCGTCACCGTCCCCGGGCCGCGCACCGTCTCCGACTCGCGCGGGTCGAACGGGGCGGGGCCGAAGCGGTCAAATCGCACCGCCTGCGCACGCTTGGGGGCGTGGAAGAGCTTCACGCTGTCGCCGTCGTTGGCCCCCGTGAGCTGCGCGAAGTCGGCGGCCGCGCTGCTCAACACCGACTCCGGCGCATCGCCTTCATCCCGCTGCTTGAGGTCGCCCATGTCGGCGAACGTTGCACCTGGCGGGAGGCTCACCGCCTTGTCCTCGGGGATGGCCAGCGCGCACTGCAGCCCGTTGAAGCCGTGCGAGGCGAAGGCGGCCGGGAGGTACGTCGCCAG is a genomic window of Gemmatimonadaceae bacterium containing:
- a CDS encoding GPW/gp25 family protein, coding for MTGPTRFDRFAQQVGRDLRLDFAQHGGFHEDADLGAGRSGSRAFDTDVALVEGLPAFEQAVAMRLKTRRGELAALGHPDYGSRHHELMGEPNTQRTRDLIKLYVLQALRDEPRIRRVQSCEVAAEHAPPRESVRITLVVEVIDSPVPLNLVIPFSLGVSP